A single window of Agromyces aureus DNA harbors:
- a CDS encoding tyrosine-type recombinase/integrase, whose protein sequence is MPRPRLTIGTFGEISTRLVASGRYEARTRYRDWDGQVRRIAATAGTARAAEHELKAKIAERTAFQTGDICHLTPDSAFGDLVEYWLEDIDLEERISKTTRMLYERNMRTLVMPAFEHFTLREIGVARCDRFIKQQARISYNRAKQSRVVLRLALELAVRHEVLAANPMDHVARVHREARLPDALTSREVNAIRAVIGRWESGIDHVSGPKPDGQLGTIVEVMLGTSARIGEVLAIRRRDVDPTGMPPTIRLAGTIVSRNGEPTFRQDHPKTAKSRRIVALPSFAAEAVRRRLAVAGDLDPDSLIFRSREDTPLTTANVRRQLRQVLERGGIGGITPHMFRRTVATAVNDNASIELAAELLGHTDTKITVQHYIRRREMVNPTTAELLQRAFGRDESESS, encoded by the coding sequence ATGCCGCGGCCCAGGCTCACGATCGGTACATTCGGCGAAATCTCGACGCGACTGGTCGCGTCTGGACGATACGAGGCGCGCACGCGCTATCGCGACTGGGACGGTCAGGTTCGTCGAATAGCGGCGACTGCGGGCACGGCCCGCGCTGCAGAGCATGAGCTGAAGGCGAAGATCGCCGAACGCACCGCCTTCCAGACGGGCGACATCTGCCACCTCACACCAGACAGCGCGTTCGGAGATCTGGTCGAATACTGGCTCGAGGACATCGATCTTGAGGAGCGCATCTCCAAGACGACCCGCATGCTCTACGAGCGCAATATGCGCACCCTCGTGATGCCGGCCTTCGAACACTTCACGCTCCGTGAGATCGGTGTCGCTCGTTGCGACCGCTTCATCAAGCAACAGGCCCGGATTTCCTATAACCGGGCGAAGCAGTCGCGCGTTGTGCTGAGGCTTGCCCTCGAGCTCGCGGTGCGGCACGAAGTGCTGGCCGCGAATCCGATGGATCATGTCGCTCGCGTCCACCGAGAAGCCCGTCTGCCGGACGCTCTCACGAGTCGCGAGGTGAATGCAATTCGCGCGGTCATTGGACGCTGGGAGTCGGGCATCGACCATGTCTCGGGACCCAAGCCGGACGGGCAGCTCGGAACGATCGTCGAGGTCATGCTTGGCACATCAGCGCGCATCGGCGAAGTGCTCGCGATCAGGCGACGCGATGTCGACCCCACTGGCATGCCTCCGACGATCCGCCTCGCTGGCACAATCGTCAGCCGAAACGGCGAACCGACCTTTAGGCAGGATCACCCGAAGACGGCGAAGTCGCGCCGCATCGTCGCCCTGCCGTCGTTCGCGGCCGAAGCGGTGCGTCGCCGACTCGCCGTCGCCGGAGACCTCGATCCGGACTCACTGATCTTCCGCTCGCGCGAGGACACCCCGCTCACCACGGCCAACGTGCGCCGCCAGCTCCGTCAGGTCCTGGAGCGCGGCGGTATTGGGGGCATCACTCCGCACATGTTCCGTCGCACCGTCGCGACCGCGGTCAACGACAACGCGAGCATCGAACTGGCCGCAGAGCTCCTCGGGCATACCGATACGAAGATCACAGTGCAGCACTACATCCGCCG
- a CDS encoding helix-turn-helix transcriptional regulator produces MKTSVIPSVPAEGWGLEQLLDIGELASYLGVPISTIYDWRTRGKGPAAYRFGKHLKFAISDVRAWVAEQREQA; encoded by the coding sequence TTGAAGACCAGCGTCATCCCGAGCGTTCCGGCCGAAGGTTGGGGGCTCGAACAGCTCCTCGACATTGGCGAGCTCGCCTCGTATCTGGGCGTCCCCATCTCGACGATCTACGACTGGCGTACCCGAGGGAAAGGGCCCGCCGCCTATCGGTTCGGCAAACACCTGAAGTTCGCGATCTCGGACGTCCGGGCCTGGGTCGCCGAGCAGCGCGAGCAGGCGTAG